A single region of the Rhodothermia bacterium genome encodes:
- a CDS encoding amidohydrolase family protein, with product MKQLLVICMALLMGYAKAQETPIAFTGGTILPVSGPPIEKGILLVQHGKIQAVGRAATVRLSSEVTQIDVSGKVLMPGLVDTHSHVGEAAGGDGSAALQPDVRVLDALNVWSPSLGRARAGGITTVNVMPGSGHLLSGQTAYLKLRKGNSIQELLLCKDLLNEVCGGMKMANGTNPMRDNGTFPGTRSRSAAMARQLFIKAQAYQRKIKEAAGDAAKMPERDLQLEALVQVLEGKRTVHFHTHRADDILTAIRIGQEFGFKPVLQHVSEGWKVAKEIAASGFPASVIVIDSPGGKLEAMEMRFETGAALVKEGALMGYHTDDYITDSRLFLRSAALGMRAGLNREKALESVTIAGAKMLDLGHRLGTLESGKDADFIILSGDPMSVYTRIEQTWIEGIKVFDLSNPEDRKYATGAYGVLVGDAVHTHHGDDEDGHR from the coding sequence ATGAAACAACTTTTGGTCATTTGCATGGCGCTCCTCATGGGCTATGCCAAGGCACAAGAAACCCCTATTGCCTTTACAGGTGGAACGATTTTACCCGTCTCTGGGCCGCCCATAGAGAAGGGCATCCTTTTGGTTCAGCATGGCAAAATCCAAGCCGTAGGACGCGCTGCCACCGTTCGCCTATCTTCCGAGGTGACGCAGATAGATGTATCAGGAAAAGTACTAATGCCCGGCTTGGTGGATACCCATTCACACGTCGGAGAAGCAGCAGGCGGAGACGGTTCTGCCGCGTTACAACCCGATGTGCGCGTATTAGATGCGTTGAATGTATGGAGTCCTTCCCTCGGACGAGCACGCGCTGGCGGCATTACCACCGTAAATGTGATGCCGGGGTCTGGGCATTTACTCTCTGGTCAAACGGCGTACCTAAAGTTGCGCAAAGGCAATTCTATCCAAGAACTCCTTCTTTGTAAAGACCTTCTGAACGAGGTTTGCGGCGGAATGAAGATGGCGAACGGAACCAATCCCATGCGTGACAACGGAACCTTCCCCGGTACGCGGTCGCGATCGGCGGCCATGGCGCGACAACTATTCATCAAAGCGCAAGCGTATCAACGCAAAATTAAGGAAGCCGCTGGCGATGCGGCTAAAATGCCTGAACGAGACCTACAATTGGAAGCCTTGGTACAGGTGTTGGAAGGCAAGCGTACCGTCCATTTCCATACCCACCGTGCCGATGACATCCTCACGGCCATCAGAATTGGGCAAGAATTTGGGTTTAAACCTGTACTTCAGCATGTGAGCGAAGGCTGGAAGGTGGCCAAAGAAATTGCGGCATCTGGGTTTCCGGCGTCGGTTATTGTCATTGATTCGCCCGGCGGCAAGTTAGAAGCGATGGAAATGCGTTTCGAGACTGGAGCCGCCTTGGTAAAAGAAGGCGCTTTGATGGGCTATCATACCGATGATTACATTACCGATTCTCGCTTATTCCTGCGATCCGCTGCATTGGGGATGCGTGCTGGGCTAAACCGTGAAAAAGCCCTCGAAAGCGTAACCATCGCTGGGGCTAAAATGTTAGACTTAGGCCACCGACTGGGAACCCTTGAGTCCGGCAAAGATGCGGATTTCATCATCCTCTCCGGCGATCCAATGAGCGTTTATACCCGTATTGAACAAACGTGGATTGAAGGTATAAAGGTCTTTGACTTGAGCAATCCCGAAGACCGCAAATATGCGACCGGAGCCTACGGCGTTTTGGTGGGCGATGCGGTACACACCCATCACGGTGACGACGAAGATGGCCATCGTTAA
- a CDS encoding amidohydrolase family protein, with product MIKHLFLLCTVLGLPSVLSAQKYALKADVVHTVSGPSIQNGLLLVKDGKIEWVGAAKDKAIPKDYKTYTAKTITPGLVDGHSVVGLAGALNQPHDQDQLETSGAPIAPELRALDAYNPREILVTYLREMGVTTIHTGHGPGALISGQTLVAKTIGNSIKEAVVDSASMLAITLGSGISSAFKSPATRSKALAMLRQELLKAQSYLRKMEQSEASKRPERDLKLETLAQLLKGELKALVTVDRAHDIQAAIRLAKEFNLKLVLDSASEAYLVVDEIKSSGIEVILHPTMKRAAGESENLTFETAKILNEAGISFSLQSGFEGYVPKTRVVLFEAAIAAAYGLPFDKALAAITINPAKILGISHRVGSLEIGKDADVVLFNGDPFEYTTHVCTVFVNGKVVSETCR from the coding sequence ATGATAAAGCATTTATTTTTATTGTGTACAGTATTGGGGTTGCCCAGTGTGCTATCTGCACAAAAATATGCCCTCAAAGCAGATGTTGTACACACCGTTTCAGGACCTTCTATCCAAAACGGGTTGCTCTTGGTTAAAGACGGTAAAATAGAGTGGGTGGGTGCTGCGAAAGACAAAGCCATCCCAAAAGACTACAAAACCTATACCGCTAAAACAATAACGCCCGGCTTGGTGGATGGTCATTCGGTGGTAGGGCTTGCTGGTGCACTCAACCAACCACACGATCAAGACCAACTGGAAACCTCAGGCGCACCCATTGCGCCGGAACTTCGTGCCTTAGACGCCTACAATCCACGAGAAATATTGGTGACGTATCTTCGGGAAATGGGTGTGACAACAATTCATACGGGGCATGGGCCGGGGGCGCTCATCTCTGGGCAAACCTTAGTGGCCAAAACCATCGGCAATTCCATTAAAGAAGCCGTTGTAGATTCTGCTTCTATGTTAGCAATTACCTTGGGAAGTGGGATTAGCAGCGCGTTTAAATCTCCCGCAACCCGTTCCAAAGCCTTGGCCATGTTGCGCCAAGAGTTGCTTAAGGCGCAAAGTTATCTCAGAAAGATGGAACAATCGGAGGCCAGCAAACGCCCCGAACGAGACTTGAAATTAGAAACACTTGCCCAACTTCTGAAAGGGGAGCTAAAAGCACTTGTTACAGTAGATCGTGCGCATGACATCCAAGCCGCCATCCGCTTGGCCAAGGAGTTCAATCTAAAATTGGTGCTCGATAGCGCCTCCGAAGCGTATTTAGTGGTTGACGAGATCAAGTCATCAGGTATCGAGGTTATTCTACACCCCACCATGAAGCGTGCTGCGGGAGAAAGCGAGAACCTCACGTTCGAGACGGCCAAGATATTGAATGAGGCCGGAATTTCCTTCTCGTTACAAAGTGGCTTTGAAGGCTACGTACCCAAAACCCGTGTTGTTCTCTTCGAAGCAGCAATAGCCGCCGCTTACGGCCTGCCATTCGACAAAGCTCTTGCCGCTATCACCATAAACCCCGCCAAGATTTTGGGCATTTCCCATCGTGTTGGTTCACTCGAAATAGGCAAAGACGCCGATGTGGTTTTGTTTAACGGCGACCCCTTTGAATATACCACGCATGTTTGTACAGTTTTCGTGAATGGTAAAGTCGTTAGTGAAACCTGCCGTTAA
- the nadC gene encoding carboxylating nicotinate-nucleotide diphosphorylase, translated as MFPPYVSLAALDQKIHEALSEDVGLGDISTQATISPDTQATARFLAKSDGILAGKRVAERVFNLVDATLEVVWTAEDGDPLTKGTYFGTVKGLARSVLVAERLALNFLQRMSGIATATHRMVEAVKPHPVHILDTRKTVPGLRLLDKWAVLLGGGKNHRIGLFDMMMIKDNHITAAGGIRKALEAAREYREKQNLDVEIEIETRTLDEVQEVLSAGGADRIMLDNMTTKMQNGCLDVSMLTEAVRLIGKRYKTEASGNVTLDTIPQIAATGVDFISSGSLTHSVVALDISLKIQLT; from the coding sequence ATGTTTCCACCATATGTTTCCCTTGCTGCACTCGATCAAAAGATACACGAAGCCCTTTCGGAAGATGTAGGCTTGGGGGATATTTCAACACAAGCCACCATCTCCCCCGATACACAGGCCACCGCACGCTTTTTGGCAAAATCGGACGGTATTTTGGCCGGAAAACGGGTTGCTGAACGGGTCTTCAACCTCGTAGATGCAACATTAGAAGTTGTCTGGACGGCAGAAGACGGCGATCCGCTAACTAAAGGGACGTATTTTGGAACGGTCAAAGGTTTAGCAAGATCGGTTTTAGTGGCAGAGCGGTTAGCCCTGAATTTCTTGCAACGCATGTCCGGAATCGCAACCGCAACCCATCGAATGGTTGAGGCCGTCAAACCGCATCCCGTTCATATTTTAGACACCCGCAAAACCGTACCCGGACTTCGGCTGCTGGACAAGTGGGCGGTCTTGCTGGGCGGAGGAAAAAACCATCGGATTGGTCTCTTTGACATGATGATGATTAAAGACAATCACATCACCGCAGCAGGTGGCATCCGAAAAGCCTTAGAAGCGGCACGAGAATACCGAGAAAAACAAAATTTGGATGTGGAAATTGAAATCGAAACACGGACGCTTGATGAGGTGCAAGAGGTTCTCTCGGCGGGCGGAGCAGACCGGATCATGCTCGACAACATGACCACGAAAATGCAAAATGGATGTTTGGATGTGAGTATGTTGACTGAGGCCGTCCGATTGATTGGGAAAAGGTATAAAACCGAGGCTTCGGGCAATGTAACCCTTGATACCATTCCGCAGATTGCAGCAACAGGAGTGGACTTTATCTCTTCTGGATCTCTCACACACTCCGTTGTTGCCTTGGATATTTCACTTAAAATAC